Proteins co-encoded in one Nitratireductor kimnyeongensis genomic window:
- the ampH gene encoding D-alanyl-D-alanine-carboxypeptidase/endopeptidase AmpH — protein sequence MLHWNGRGLRAVAFALAGSISLVQSSFAQDGVLSDAVEFSGQVLYLQTDVPGLVIGAVRNGETAVFGFGETATGNGKTPNGDTLMRVGSVTKVFTGAVLASLAAEGTVKFTDRLQDHLDWDVTVPALDDKPIRLIDLATHTSGLPREVDREPGPENDPFSTLTKETYEKALAEGVQLFPAGTGGLYSNFGFDMLAAALGSAAGKPYDALLAERVLEPIGMTDTTFTPSEGDRDRLMQGHNFDGSPLPDVPNTPVMSGASGLYTTANDMVKWLKWHLDRFSPEMAEMRFLDHAAYVQRDALDPTYGFDESGQMDAMGLGWIVMQPEGDRPLILQKAGGLQGMFVYHAFAPTRGVGVFVAINEFDFSASMLMAEVVNGLISDLAPR from the coding sequence ATGCTGCACTGGAACGGAAGGGGGCTTCGGGCTGTCGCGTTTGCGCTGGCTGGATCGATCAGCCTGGTGCAGTCCTCTTTCGCACAGGATGGGGTGTTGAGCGATGCGGTCGAATTCTCCGGCCAGGTACTCTACCTGCAGACCGATGTGCCTGGTCTGGTGATCGGCGCGGTGCGCAATGGAGAAACGGCGGTCTTTGGTTTCGGCGAGACGGCCACAGGAAACGGCAAGACGCCGAACGGGGATACGCTTATGCGAGTCGGCTCGGTGACGAAGGTGTTCACCGGCGCCGTCCTGGCAAGTCTTGCTGCCGAAGGAACGGTGAAGTTCACCGACCGGCTTCAGGACCACCTCGATTGGGACGTGACCGTGCCGGCCTTGGACGACAAGCCTATCCGCCTGATCGATCTTGCAACGCACACCTCCGGCCTGCCGCGCGAGGTCGACAGGGAGCCGGGGCCGGAGAATGATCCTTTCTCCACGCTGACGAAAGAAACCTATGAGAAGGCGCTTGCCGAGGGGGTTCAGCTCTTTCCGGCGGGAACCGGCGGGCTCTACTCCAATTTCGGCTTTGACATGCTGGCCGCCGCTCTCGGCTCTGCCGCCGGCAAGCCTTATGATGCGCTGCTTGCAGAGCGTGTTCTAGAGCCGATCGGCATGACGGACACGACCTTTACCCCCTCCGAGGGTGACCGTGACCGGCTGATGCAGGGGCATAATTTCGATGGCTCGCCGCTGCCCGATGTGCCCAACACGCCTGTCATGTCCGGAGCAAGCGGGCTCTATACCACCGCCAACGACATGGTGAAGTGGCTGAAATGGCATCTCGACCGCTTTTCACCGGAAATGGCGGAGATGCGGTTTCTCGATCACGCGGCCTATGTGCAGCGCGATGCGCTCGACCCCACCTACGGGTTTGACGAATCCGGCCAGATGGACGCGATGGGGCTGGGCTGGATCGTTATGCAGCCGGAGGGCGACCGTCCGCTGATTCTGCAGAAAGCGGGCGGCCTGCAAGGCATGTTCGTCTATCACGCCTTTGCCCCGACGCGCGGGGTGGGCGTGTTCGTGGCGATCAACGAGTTCGATTTTTCTGCCTCAATGCTGATGGCGGAGGTTGTGAACGGCCTGATTTCCGACCTTGCACCACGTTGA
- the parC gene encoding DNA topoisomerase IV subunit A, which produces MGKDLLPPGGDGGDAVEPVDLKKALEERYLAYALSTIMHRALPDVRDGLKPVHRRIVHTMRLLRLSPDQGFAKCARIVGDVMGKFHPHGDQSIYDALVRLAQPFSMRYPLVDGQGNFGNIDGDNAAAMRYTEARMTEVASEILTGITEDAVDFRMTYNEEDEEPTVLPGAFPNLLCNGSSGIAVGMATSIPPHNAAEVCDAALAVIDDPDVAPERLLEFVKGPDFPTGGIIVEDQASIREAYATGRGGFRVRARWHKEDQGRGMWTAVVTEIPYGVQKSRLIEKIAELIISRRLPLLEDIRDESAEDIRVVLVPKSRTVAAELLMESVFKLTDLESRFPLNMNVLSRGKVPGVLSLKQVLREWLDHRRDVLLRRSRHRLAEIEKRLEILAGYLVAYLNIDEVIRIIREEDEPKKVMIARFELTDTQAEAILNMRLRALRKLEEFEIRKEFEKLSEEKEGIEALLASTARQWKTVRWEVAKVRQTFDPEKNPALGKRRTTFAEAPEHDLEEVHEALIEREPITVVLSEKGWLRAMKGHLADFSTLSFKEGDSLKIAFHAQTTDKILLFTTGGKVFTIGADRLPGGRGHGEPVRIMVDMENDQAIVTAFPHDPERKLLVASHAGNGFVVAEKEIVANTRKGKQVMNVKAPDETKLCLPVSGDHVAVVGQNRKLLVFPLSEVPEMTRGKGVRLQRYKDGGVSDIKTFAMDEGLSWKDSADRTFVKTREELTEWMGNRAAAGRMAPKGFPRTGKFG; this is translated from the coding sequence ATGGGAAAAGATTTGCTTCCGCCCGGTGGCGATGGCGGTGATGCCGTCGAGCCGGTTGATCTGAAAAAGGCGCTTGAAGAGCGCTATCTCGCCTATGCGCTGTCGACGATCATGCATCGTGCTCTGCCCGATGTGCGCGACGGGTTGAAGCCCGTGCATCGGCGCATCGTCCACACGATGCGGCTTCTGCGTCTGAGCCCCGATCAGGGTTTTGCCAAATGCGCCCGCATCGTCGGCGACGTGATGGGCAAGTTCCACCCGCATGGCGATCAATCGATCTATGATGCGCTGGTGCGCCTGGCGCAGCCCTTTTCAATGCGCTATCCGCTGGTCGACGGGCAGGGCAATTTCGGCAACATCGACGGCGATAACGCGGCCGCCATGCGCTACACCGAAGCGCGCATGACCGAGGTTGCCTCGGAAATCCTGACCGGCATCACCGAGGATGCAGTCGATTTCCGCATGACATACAATGAGGAAGACGAGGAGCCGACCGTGCTCCCCGGCGCCTTCCCGAACCTTTTGTGCAATGGTTCTTCGGGCATTGCTGTGGGCATGGCCACCTCGATCCCGCCGCACAACGCGGCCGAGGTCTGCGATGCGGCGCTGGCCGTCATTGACGATCCGGACGTGGCCCCCGAACGGCTGCTGGAATTCGTCAAGGGGCCGGATTTTCCGACCGGCGGCATCATTGTCGAGGATCAGGCGTCGATCCGCGAGGCCTATGCGACCGGCCGCGGCGGCTTCCGCGTGCGGGCGCGCTGGCACAAGGAAGATCAGGGGCGCGGCATGTGGACGGCCGTGGTCACCGAAATTCCCTATGGCGTGCAGAAATCGCGGTTGATCGAGAAGATCGCCGAACTGATCATTTCGCGCCGGCTGCCGCTGCTGGAAGACATTCGCGACGAGAGCGCGGAAGACATCCGCGTCGTTCTGGTACCAAAGAGCCGTACCGTGGCTGCCGAACTGCTGATGGAATCGGTTTTCAAGCTGACCGATCTGGAAAGCCGCTTCCCGCTCAACATGAATGTGCTTTCGCGCGGCAAGGTGCCGGGTGTGCTCTCGCTCAAGCAAGTGTTGCGCGAATGGCTGGACCATCGCCGGGACGTGCTTCTGCGCCGCTCGCGTCACAGGCTGGCAGAAATCGAGAAGCGGCTGGAAATCCTCGCCGGTTATCTGGTTGCCTATCTCAACATTGACGAGGTCATCCGCATCATCCGCGAGGAGGATGAGCCCAAAAAGGTGATGATCGCGCGCTTCGAGCTGACAGACACGCAGGCCGAGGCGATCCTCAACATGCGCCTGCGCGCCCTGCGCAAGCTCGAGGAATTCGAGATTCGCAAGGAATTCGAGAAGCTTTCCGAAGAGAAGGAAGGCATCGAGGCGCTGCTTGCATCTACCGCACGCCAATGGAAGACGGTGCGCTGGGAAGTGGCCAAGGTGCGCCAGACCTTCGATCCGGAGAAGAATCCGGCTTTGGGCAAGCGCCGCACCACCTTTGCCGAAGCGCCGGAGCACGATCTGGAAGAGGTGCATGAAGCGCTGATCGAACGTGAACCGATCACCGTCGTGCTTTCCGAAAAAGGCTGGCTGCGCGCCATGAAGGGGCATCTGGCCGATTTTTCGACTCTGTCCTTCAAGGAGGGCGACAGTCTCAAGATCGCTTTCCATGCGCAGACGACCGACAAGATCCTGCTCTTCACCACCGGCGGCAAGGTGTTCACCATTGGCGCCGACCGTCTGCCCGGCGGTCGCGGCCATGGAGAGCCGGTGCGCATCATGGTCGACATGGAGAATGATCAAGCCATCGTAACTGCTTTTCCACATGATCCCGAAAGGAAGCTTCTCGTTGCATCCCACGCGGGCAACGGTTTCGTTGTTGCCGAGAAGGAGATCGTCGCCAACACCCGCAAGGGCAAGCAGGTGATGAATGTGAAAGCCCCGGACGAGACCAAGCTCTGCCTGCCGGTTTCGGGCGACCATGTGGCTGTTGTCGGCCAGAACCGCAAGCTGCTCGTTTTCCCGCTGTCCGAAGTGCCGGAAATGACGCGCGGCAAGGGCGTGCGCCTGCAGCGCTACAAGGATGGCGGCGTTTCCGACATCAAGACCTTCGCCATGGACGAGGGGCTTTCGTGGAAGGATTCGGCTGACCGAACCTTCGTCAAGACACGCGAGGAACTCACCGAATGGATGGGCAACCGTGCTGCCGCCGGCCGGATGGCGCCGAAGGGCTTTCCGCGCACCGGCAAATTCGGATGA
- a CDS encoding Tex family protein, protein MSANAKRIATLIAAEISAKPEQAQAAIGLLDEGATVPFIARYRKEVTGGLDDTQLRTLSERLSYLRELDQRRDTILGSIREQGKLTPELETKIAAAATKAELEDIYLPYKPKRRTKAQIARERGLGPLAEAILADRSKVPADLAKDYLGEEVTDEKAALEGARDILAEQFAENADLVGQLRNHMKERAVLRARVVEGKEETGAKFSDYFDHSERWAGVPSHRALAMLRGRNEDVLALDLEVDTDDTSPLKPAVRMIAAAYEIGGTLPGDQWLMEVAGWTWRVKLFLHLSLDLMRDLRERAEEEAINVFARNLKDLLLAAPAGTRATMGLDPGIRTGVKVAVVDATGKLLDTETVYPFPPRNDLRGSQAALSALVRMHGVELIAIGNGTASRETEKMVADMLSDMPAPRPFKVVVSEAGASVYSASPTAAAEFPNLDVSLRGAVSIARRLQDPLAELVKIEPKSIGVGQYQHDVDQYRLAKALDAVVEDAVNAVGVDLNTASKSLLARVSGLGESIAEAIVSHRDAHGAFSSRKQLLEVARLGQRTFEQCAGFLRIQNGAEPLDASSVHPEAYGVARKIVSSCGRDVRSLMGDADALKALDPRVFVDERFGLPTVRDIIAELEKPGRDPRPAFRTATFAEGIDDIKDLKPGMSLEGTVTNVAAFGAFVDIGVHQDGLVHVSQLADRFVKDAHEVVKAGDVVKVRVLEVDIKRKRISLSMRKDAGSTAGGAAGGGAGAGRPRDQGKPARGAMPRNGKGKPGGHAGETQGALAAALAQAMKKK, encoded by the coding sequence ATGTCCGCAAACGCCAAACGCATCGCCACCCTCATCGCCGCCGAAATCAGCGCCAAACCGGAGCAGGCGCAGGCCGCGATCGGCCTTCTGGACGAGGGGGCAACCGTCCCGTTCATCGCGCGCTACCGCAAGGAGGTGACCGGCGGGCTCGACGACACGCAGTTGCGCACGCTCTCGGAGCGTCTTTCCTATCTGCGCGAGCTCGACCAGCGGCGCGACACGATCCTCGGCTCTATCCGCGAGCAGGGCAAGCTGACGCCGGAACTGGAGACGAAGATCGCTGCCGCTGCCACCAAGGCGGAACTGGAGGACATCTATCTCCCCTACAAGCCCAAGCGGCGCACCAAGGCGCAGATTGCACGCGAGCGCGGGCTGGGGCCGCTTGCCGAGGCCATTCTGGCGGATCGCTCAAAGGTGCCAGCAGACCTTGCGAAGGATTATCTGGGCGAAGAGGTGACGGATGAAAAGGCGGCGCTCGAGGGCGCGCGCGACATACTGGCCGAACAGTTCGCGGAAAACGCCGATCTGGTCGGCCAGTTGCGCAACCACATGAAAGAGCGTGCTGTCTTGCGCGCCCGCGTGGTCGAGGGCAAGGAAGAGACCGGCGCGAAATTTTCCGATTATTTTGATCATTCAGAGCGCTGGGCGGGCGTCCCGAGCCACCGTGCGCTCGCCATGCTGCGCGGCCGCAATGAGGACGTGCTGGCGCTCGATCTGGAAGTGGACACGGACGACACCAGCCCGTTGAAACCGGCCGTGCGCATGATCGCTGCAGCCTATGAGATCGGCGGCACGCTTCCCGGCGACCAGTGGCTGATGGAGGTCGCCGGATGGACATGGCGGGTCAAGCTCTTCCTCCATCTCAGTCTTGACCTGATGCGCGACCTTCGGGAGAGGGCCGAGGAAGAGGCGATCAATGTCTTTGCCCGCAACCTGAAAGATCTGCTTCTGGCTGCCCCTGCCGGGACACGCGCGACGATGGGACTTGATCCGGGTATCCGCACAGGGGTGAAGGTCGCGGTAGTGGATGCCACCGGCAAGCTGCTCGATACGGAAACGGTCTATCCCTTCCCGCCACGAAACGATCTGCGCGGAAGCCAGGCGGCGCTTTCCGCGCTCGTGCGAATGCACGGTGTCGAACTCATCGCTATCGGCAATGGAACGGCCAGCCGAGAGACCGAGAAGATGGTGGCCGACATGCTCTCCGACATGCCGGCTCCCAGACCGTTCAAGGTGGTGGTGTCGGAGGCGGGCGCTTCGGTCTATTCCGCTTCTCCCACGGCAGCAGCCGAATTTCCCAATCTCGACGTGTCGCTGCGCGGGGCGGTCTCCATCGCCCGCCGCTTGCAGGATCCGCTGGCGGAGCTTGTGAAGATCGAGCCGAAATCCATCGGTGTCGGCCAGTATCAGCACGATGTGGACCAGTATCGATTGGCAAAGGCTCTCGATGCGGTGGTGGAGGATGCGGTGAATGCGGTGGGCGTCGATCTGAACACGGCATCGAAATCGCTGCTGGCGCGGGTTTCCGGCCTTGGAGAATCGATTGCCGAGGCGATCGTATCCCACCGCGATGCACATGGGGCCTTTTCCAGCCGCAAACAGCTTCTGGAGGTGGCGCGGCTCGGCCAGCGCACATTTGAGCAATGTGCCGGCTTCCTGCGCATCCAGAACGGAGCGGAGCCGCTCGACGCTTCGTCCGTCCACCCGGAGGCCTATGGCGTGGCGCGCAAGATCGTTTCCTCCTGCGGGCGCGATGTGCGTTCACTGATGGGCGATGCGGACGCGCTCAAGGCGCTCGATCCGCGCGTTTTCGTGGACGAACGTTTCGGCCTGCCAACGGTGCGCGACATCATCGCCGAACTTGAAAAGCCGGGCCGCGACCCGCGCCCGGCCTTCCGCACGGCGACGTTCGCCGAAGGCATCGACGACATCAAGGATCTGAAGCCGGGCATGAGCCTTGAAGGTACGGTGACCAATGTTGCCGCCTTCGGCGCCTTCGTCGACATCGGCGTGCATCAGGACGGACTTGTGCATGTTTCTCAGCTTGCCGACCGTTTCGTGAAAGATGCCCATGAGGTGGTGAAGGCCGGAGACGTGGTGAAGGTGCGGGTGCTTGAGGTGGACATCAAGCGCAAGCGCATCAGCCTTTCCATGCGCAAGGACGCAGGCAGCACAGCCGGGGGAGCGGCCGGTGGCGGAGCTGGTGCTGGTCGTCCGCGCGATCAGGGCAAGCCCGCCCGTGGCGCGATGCCACGCAATGGCAAGGGCAAGCCGGGCGGGCACGCTGGTGAAACGCAAGGTGCGCTGGCGGCTGCGCTGGCTCAGGCGATGAAGAAGAAATAG
- a CDS encoding DMT family transporter: MSTPSHSSHAKGLALTAFGGMALTIDIPLIRLADGDPWPILMVRSALTVTVALTVWFVWRLFSRNVPPLIPGRVGLVVAALYALSALCFITAVYNTSTANLVFILAFNSMFAALLSWLFLKERPRPVTLAAMGVMMIGVLIIVGGGIGAGNLFGDVMALSAAFLLATAITITRGSGRDMGFAALVAVALPCLVAVIMTARTGYRIEAPWWIVLNGAVIMPISFFCLSNGPKYISGPEVAMFYLLETVLAPVWVWLIFSEVPSRATLIGGTILIVTLVAHSLWQLHSGRKRRLAQGVVRHPL; encoded by the coding sequence ATGTCCACTCCATCGCACTCCTCCCACGCCAAGGGTCTTGCGCTGACTGCCTTCGGCGGCATGGCGCTCACCATCGACATTCCGCTGATCCGGCTGGCGGATGGCGATCCGTGGCCGATCCTGATGGTGCGGAGTGCATTGACGGTCACCGTGGCGTTGACCGTGTGGTTCGTATGGCGTCTTTTCTCGCGCAATGTCCCGCCGCTCATTCCCGGCCGTGTGGGCCTCGTGGTCGCTGCCCTTTATGCGCTCTCCGCGCTCTGCTTCATCACGGCCGTCTACAATACCTCGACGGCGAACCTCGTTTTCATTCTCGCCTTCAATTCGATGTTTGCAGCACTGCTGTCATGGCTCTTCCTCAAGGAGAGGCCTAGGCCCGTCACGCTTGCCGCCATGGGAGTGATGATGATCGGTGTCCTGATCATCGTGGGGGGCGGCATCGGGGCCGGCAACCTGTTCGGCGATGTCATGGCGCTCAGTGCCGCGTTCCTGCTGGCCACCGCGATCACCATCACGCGCGGCAGCGGTCGCGATATGGGGTTTGCAGCACTCGTGGCGGTGGCGCTCCCCTGCCTTGTCGCTGTGATCATGACTGCCAGAACCGGCTACCGCATCGAGGCACCCTGGTGGATTGTCCTCAACGGTGCGGTGATCATGCCCATCTCGTTCTTTTGCCTGTCCAACGGCCCCAAATACATTTCAGGTCCGGAAGTGGCGATGTTCTATCTTCTCGAAACGGTGCTGGCGCCAGTCTGGGTGTGGCTGATCTTTTCCGAGGTGCCGAGCCGTGCCACCCTCATCGGCGGCACGATTCTCATCGTCACACTGGTCGCCCATTCGCTGTGGCAACTGCACTCAGGGCGCAAACGGCGGCTGGCGCAAGGCGTGGTGCGCCATCCGCTTTAG